GTTTCGCAATCGTCCCTCCGCCACGGCGTTTCCTTCTCCCGCCGCGATGGAAGTTCCAATTTTCACGTTTCCACTAATGAGAGCGACGCGCGTCTCGCCGTTCTCAACCGAGCGGCACCTCGTTTGAAAATAACTTTGGGGGGTCGCGGACAGCTGAAAAAGGGCGGGCGAAGATTTCGATAAATCACACTGGGTAGCGTTCGTTTTCTGTAGCAAGGGCGGCCGTCGGAGATCGTGCCGTATCTTACCCCGAAGTTGGCCATTGCACGTGCATCGGTAATCTTGTTTCGTTCATGATTGCAGACGTCTCGTGAAAAGCTATCAACCcaagaagaaggaggaggaggattaTCAGTAAGTATGAGCCAACTCCCGCGGTCGTAACACCGGATCCACGCTCTGTAGTAATGTTCCTGGAACGTGAATAATACTTCAAAATAATTCTTATTTCAAAACGCACTTCGCGGTTGTTTGCACAATCTTTTCTTTCGCGCGCAAATTATCATTTAATAACCGATGCGCCGTTGAATGTTCTCCTTTGAACGCGAACGAATTTGTTTTCCCTATTAAATAGtctgctcttttttttttttttacaaatggCACAGACATCGCACAGACAGAGATTTCTGAAACTGCAAAAGAGCTCGGGCATTCCTCGACGTATCGATTAAAAGGCGAACACGGCGCTTGGGAGGAAATAAACGTTCCCAAGCGGTTTTAATATTCCGTACGCGGCGTGACAGAAAACAGTAGCTAATCTCTTATCTGAGGGCGTGGGCAGGTTGCTTTATAAGTTTAGCAACGGCGCTCGCGAGTTTTCGCGCCAGCCTGTCGTGTGCCTCTGCATTTATAATAAAGTTGAATTCTGCTTAGAATTTATTAGATCGTGGATATTGCACGGGACACGATTTACGTAATCGTTCGCTCGTGCAGCTTTGAATTTTGTCCTGGCCACAGGTACAGTCCATGCCGGGCGTTCAAAATGGAATTGAACGAGGTGAACGATCAGGCGGGACAGAGGGAGGTGATCGCGGAGAATCTGCAGGCGAACGTGCTGAGGGAATTGAATATCCTCGTGAAGGACTTCAAGGAGGATCGTAAGAAGCACCTTCAGGAGGGCGCCAGATTAATGGCGAATCTGACCGGCCAGATCGGAAATCTGGAACGAGCTAGGAAGGCGTACGAGAAAGCCTTCCGCGAGGCGGAAAGAGCGGTCGAGAATTATCAGAgggcggatgctgatctgaatCTTTCGAGAGCGGAAGTAGGTGGTCGATCTTCAATCTACCTGTCCCTTTCACGCTTTTGCTTTGCAGACGAAGCAATCGCGCGTTCATTCGCGTCGATTCACGACCCGATCGTAGATCGATCAGCGTGCCTGACGACTTGTGAACTTTACACGATTCGTTTTTCGCCCAGGTCGAGAAGCAGAGGATGAACATGACTTTAAAGACGCAGCAGAGCGAGGAGGCCAAAACGGAGTACGCGAATCAACTGCAGAAAACAAACGACATGCAGACGCTGCACTATCACACAGCTATGCCAGAAGTGTTTCAACACCTGCAGGTACACATCATTCGGACCACTAGAGTGCGAAGATTGATATTACAACACTCGTTCATAATTCATCGATCCCGTTTCCGTCTGGATCGAGAGTTCCATTTGTGAAACGCATTCCGTTTGATACTAATTCACCGAACCGGTGGTTTCGAATCAATTTTTTTCCACGCATTAGCTCGACTTCAACGCTCTATATATTTTATTGCAGGAGCTTGACGAGAAGAGAATAAAAAACATGCGAAACTACATGTTGAAATCCGTGGAAATAGAACGAGCAGTGGCGCCGATAATCGCCCAGTGTTTAGACGGTATCGAGAAAGCGGCGAACGAGATCAACGAGAAGAAGGACACGTTATTGGTGATCGAACGCTACAAAAGTGGCTTCCAGCCCCCGGGAGATTTCCCGTTCGAAGACCTCTCCGTGGCTAAAACGTACGACAGCAATAGTCAGCTGTCGCAGCCCGTGATGCAGCCGATACACAATCACCACCTGACAGTAAAGGGTACCGTTTCAGGTGGTAAAATCAAGAAAAGGGTCGGCCTCTTCGGCATATTCAGTAGCAATAAGGTAAATGTTGTTCGTAGCAGTTATCTGTATCGGAAATATGTTTGTGAATCGAGCATTCGCTCACGTTTTTGTCTACTTTTCTACCAGAGTGTGAGAACACCGTATGTAAGAACAAAAAGATAGATACATGTGCACGAAACGTTTCATTGTCctatattttttttgttttttttctttaagtGTTATTCAAAACGCATATTTTTTCGCATCTTTATTGATCAACAGACCTGTAATAACCATACAGCTGTTTTAAAGCATGAGttattttctcttctttttcttcctttttttcctttttttcttttatctatCGTCGTATCGTTCACTTGAAAATTTGTTTTACCTTGTCAGATTCATTCGATACCGGTCCATCAATTATATAGAATAGCAATCCGTGATCGCTTTCGCGAGGCAAACATAATTTATCTTTCTTCTgtactttttattaattttggTGGATGGTTCGATCTGCCTGTGGTCTCTTGTTTCCAATCACCCACGGACTATGAATTTGGATACTGTTGTACTTAGTAAGTACACACTACAAATTGGCTTGCTCGTCTGTCATTGTGTAGCACCAGCATTTTGTTCTGCATCACCGAGATTCAGTAATTACGTGTGTTTGTTAGATGTGCCTTGTCGGCCGAGTACAAACTCAGACAGCGCCGAAAGGGCGCGATACCTTTTCACACACCCCGTGAACTGTACATGCAACGTTCACGGATGCCCTCGTTGCTGAGTTTTTACTCAACGCTACCGCCTGTGATCGTTTTTCTGATTCATTCGCCGAATGATACGCTTTTGGGATTTGTTTCATGCGAACAACAGAAGTTGATCGAGGTGGGCATAGCTTTGAAGGTCTGTCTATTTCTTTCACGGTCTCGCTATTGTCTTTCGTATGACAGTCCTGGTTGAGAGAGTCCCACTATTTCAAAAATTCCATCGGCAAAACACTGTTCGtccatttatttatatttatttttattcgttTCGCCGATAGTTTGTTCGGCTCCAAAGTATTACTCGTAATAGTGGCGCATAACACTAAATTGGTGAACGTTGTTGAATTTGTGTTCGTTAATAATTCTTGATTGGTAATACCGTAGAAGTAACTCCACTGtcatatttatgataattgcTAGCTTTCTTTCTCTTCGTTTTCCATTGTACCTCATTAGACAAGTATCTTGCTGAGACACGATTGTTTGGGGATTGAATGCTTGAATTCGTTTATTCTAGAATAACATGCCTGGATACGGGGATGGCGCGAAGGAGGATTGCAGCGATCTGCCTCCGAATCAACGTAAGAAGAGACTGCAACAGAGGCTGGACGAGATCCAAGCGAAAATTCAGCAAGAGACAGCGGCCAGGGACGGTCTGATGAAGATGAAAGGCGTGTACGAGCAAAATCCTGCGCTAGGGGATCCAATGAGTATAGAGGGACAGTTGAATCAATCGAGCAACAAGCTGGACAAACTCGGTGCGGAGTTGGCAAAGTTCCAAGGTTATCTTGAAGAAGCAATGCGCGCCGGCGTCAGCCTATCCAGGTGACCTTGCGAGATTTCATACGAGAACAGGACGAGAAAGTTTCAAGACCGATTCATTGAAAAATTTTATTTCGAAAATTGTACGCCAGTCTAGTGGCTCTCGAAGTTGGCCCCTTCAAAGTTGGACCGAATGCCCCGTGGCTTCAACGTTTCCACAATGTCTGTTGTTCGCAACGTTTCTAGTGTTCACTTTCCGCATTTGAATGGCTTTTATGAGATTTCAAGTCGAGTCGAGCAACGGAATGCTCTCGAAACTTTTTGGTCGCACCGCTGTAGTCTTATCCGATGGTTTGGTGATAGTTCATGGTGTTATTAAAAATTGTAGCCCCAGTCAAGCACCACGGAAACCGACCAGCAACGGTTCTGCGACAAGGCCGTTGAGCTCAAGAAGGTCCAGTCATTCGGGTGGCGAGGAGAGTCTTTCACGATCAGCGTCCGATTCGAGCGTGAGCAACGCGAATGCCAACCAACCGATGCACAAGAAAAGTGCTCCCGGTACGCCGCAACCGACGCATGGGTGAGTTTTAATTAATGGATACATTCGCGTTTCGAGTTCTCCTCCCGACTTCACATTCAATTATATTACGGGCTTAGATCAGGATCTAATGTGAAAGATTCCTCTCttgttattttatttaatgGAAGAGTCGTTGCGATAATTATGAGTTTTCGAATAGGTATTATAAGTACATCCAGATCAGAATTTTTTAACTAGACCAATTAGACACGCTTTTCGCTTTACGGTACTGATGCACAGTTCCACGAATAGCCCGGAATCTGGCCTTGGTGAATCGAGGACGTCTCTTCCTGGTAGCGGCGGCGAAGAGTATTATGTCGACGAAATTGATGCTCAACCACCATTGGGGACGTGTAGGGCTCTTTACCCTTTCGATGGTACGTGTATGCTCTGAAATAATCGTTTTACAACGCTTTACAGTCCCGTTatgttctgtgtttcattattttAGAGATGTTTCAATTCGATGTTcgtatcttctttttttttagcaACCAGCGAAGGTTCCATACCGATGTATGACGGAGAAGAGTTGTACATGATCGAGTTAGATCAAGGGGACGGTTGGACGCGTGTTCGTCGTATCTCGCAACCAATCGAGGGCTTTGTACCTACATCTT
This is a stretch of genomic DNA from Xylocopa sonorina isolate GNS202 chromosome 8, iyXylSono1_principal, whole genome shotgun sequence. It encodes these proteins:
- the Cip4 gene encoding formin-binding protein 1-like Cip4 isoform X1 produces the protein MSWGTELWDQYENLSLHTQKGIEFLERYGHFIRDRCAIEVEYAAKLRRLVKSYQPKKKEEEDYQYSPCRAFKMELNEVNDQAGQREVIAENLQANVLRELNILVKDFKEDRKKHLQEGARLMANLTGQIGNLERARKAYEKAFREAERAVENYQRADADLNLSRAEVEKQRMNMTLKTQQSEEAKTEYANQLQKTNDMQTLHYHTAMPEVFQHLQELDEKRIKNMRNYMLKSVEIERAVAPIIAQCLDGIEKAANEINEKKDTLLVIERYKSGFQPPGDFPFEDLSVAKTYDSNSQLSQPVMQPIHNHHLTVKGTVSGGKIKKRVGLFGIFSSNKKLIEVGIALKNNMPGYGDGAKEDCSDLPPNQRKKRLQQRLDEIQAKIQQETAARDGLMKMKGVYEQNPALGDPMSIEGQLNQSSNKLDKLGAELAKFQGYLEEAMRAGVSLSSPSQAPRKPTSNGSATRPLSSRRSSHSGGEESLSRSASDSSVSNANANQPMHKKSAPGTPQPTHGSTNSPESGLGESRTSLPGSGGEEYYVDEIDAQPPLGTCRALYPFDATSEGSIPMYDGEELYMIELDQGDGWTRVRRISQPIEGFVPTSYIECHLFNT
- the Cip4 gene encoding formin-binding protein 1-like Cip4 isoform X3, which translates into the protein MSWGTELWDQYENLSLHTQKGIEFLERYGHFIRDRCAIEVEYAAKLRRLVKSYQPKKKEEEDYQYSPCRAFKMELNEVNDQAGQREVIAENLQANVLRELNILVKDFKEDRKKHLQEGARLMANLTGQIGNLERARKAYEKAFREAERAVENYQRADADLNLSRAEVEKQRMNMTLKTQQSEEAKTEYANQLQKTNDMQTLHYHTAMPEVFQHLQELDEKRIKNMRNYMLKSVEIERAVAPIIAQCLDGIEKAANEINEKKDTLLVIERYKSGFQPPGDFPFEDLSVAKTYDSNSQLSQPVMQPIHNHHLTVKGTVSGGKIKKRVGLFGIFSSNKKLIEVGIALKNNMPGYGDGAKEDCSDLPPNQRKKRLQQRLDEIQAKIQQETAARDGLMKMKGVYEQNPALGDPMSIEGQLNQSSNKLDKLGAELAKFQGYLEEAMRAGVSLSSPSQAPRKPTSNGSATRPLSSRRSSHSGGEESLSRSASDSSVSNANANQPMHKKSAPGTPQPTHGPESGLGESRTSLPGSGGEEYYVDEIDAQPPLGTCRALYPFDATSEGSIPMYDGEELYMIELDQGDGWTRVRRISQPIEGFVPTSYIECHLFNT
- the Cip4 gene encoding formin-binding protein 1-like Cip4 isoform X4, encoding MSWGTELWDQYENLSLHTQKGIEFLERYGHFIRDRCAIEVEYAAKLRRLVKSYQPKKKEEEDYQYSPCRAFKMELNEVNDQAGQREVIAENLQANVLRELNILVKDFKEDRKKHLQEGARLMANLTGQIGNLERARKAYEKAFREAERAVENYQRADADLNLSRAEVEKQRMNMTLKTQQSEEAKTEYANQLQKTNDMQTLHYHTAMPEVFQHLQELDEKRIKNMRNYMLKSVEIERAVAPIIAQCLDGIEKAANEINEKKDTLLVIERYKSGFQPPGDFPFEDLSVAKTYDSNSQLSQPVMQPIHNHHLTVKGTVSGGKIKKRVGLFGIFSSNKKLIENNMPGYGDGAKEDCSDLPPNQRKKRLQQRLDEIQAKIQQETAARDGLMKMKGVYEQNPALGDPMSIEGQLNQSSNKLDKLGAELAKFQGYLEEAMRAGVSLSSPSQAPRKPTSNGSATRPLSSRRSSHSGGEESLSRSASDSSVSNANANQPMHKKSAPGTPQPTHGSTNSPESGLGESRTSLPGSGGEEYYVDEIDAQPPLGTCRALYPFDATSEGSIPMYDGEELYMIELDQGDGWTRVRRISQPIEGFVPTSYIECHLFNT
- the Cip4 gene encoding formin-binding protein 1-like Cip4 isoform X2: MSWGTELWDQYENLSLHTQKGIEFLERYGHFIRDRCAIEVEYAAKLRRLVKSYQPKKKEEEDYQYSPCRAFKMELNEVNDQAGQREVIAENLQANVLRELNILVKDFKEDRKKHLQEGARLMANLTGQIGNLERARKAYEKAFREAERAVENYQRADADLNLSRAEVEKQRMNMTLKTQQSEEAKTEYANQLQKTNDMQTLHYHTAMPEVFQHLQELDEKRIKNMRNYMLKSVEIERAVAPIIAQCLDGIEKAANEINEKKDTLLVIERYKSGFQPPGDFPFEDLSVAKTYDSNSQLSQPVMQPIHNHHLTVKGTVSGGKIKKRVGLFGIFSSNKLIEVGIALKNNMPGYGDGAKEDCSDLPPNQRKKRLQQRLDEIQAKIQQETAARDGLMKMKGVYEQNPALGDPMSIEGQLNQSSNKLDKLGAELAKFQGYLEEAMRAGVSLSSPSQAPRKPTSNGSATRPLSSRRSSHSGGEESLSRSASDSSVSNANANQPMHKKSAPGTPQPTHGSTNSPESGLGESRTSLPGSGGEEYYVDEIDAQPPLGTCRALYPFDATSEGSIPMYDGEELYMIELDQGDGWTRVRRISQPIEGFVPTSYIECHLFNT
- the Cip4 gene encoding formin-binding protein 1-like Cip4 isoform X5 encodes the protein MSWGTELWDQYENLSLHTQKGIEFLERYGHFIRDRCAIEVEYAAKLRRLVKSYQPKKKEEEDYQYSPCRAFKMELNEVNDQAGQREVIAENLQANVLRELNILVKDFKEDRKKHLQEGARLMANLTGQIGNLERARKAYEKAFREAERAVENYQRADADLNLSRAEVEKQRMNMTLKTQQSEEAKTEYANQLQKTNDMQTLHYHTAMPEVFQHLQELDEKRIKNMRNYMLKSVEIERAVAPIIAQCLDGIEKAANEINEKKDTLLVIERYKSGFQPPGDFPFEDLSVAKTYDSNSQLSQPVMQPIHNHHLTVKGTVSGGKIKKRVGLFGIFSSNKNNMPGYGDGAKEDCSDLPPNQRKKRLQQRLDEIQAKIQQETAARDGLMKMKGVYEQNPALGDPMSIEGQLNQSSNKLDKLGAELAKFQGYLEEAMRAGVSLSSPSQAPRKPTSNGSATRPLSSRRSSHSGGEESLSRSASDSSVSNANANQPMHKKSAPGTPQPTHGSTNSPESGLGESRTSLPGSGGEEYYVDEIDAQPPLGTCRALYPFDATSEGSIPMYDGEELYMIELDQGDGWTRVRRISQPIEGFVPTSYIECHLFNT
- the Cip4 gene encoding formin-binding protein 1-like Cip4 isoform X6, which codes for MSWGTELWDQYENLSLHTQKGIEFLERYGHFIRDRCAIEVEYAAKLRRLVKSYQPKKKEEEDYQYSPCRAFKMELNEVNDQAGQREVIAENLQANVLRELNILVKDFKEDRKKHLQEGARLMANLTGQIGNLERARKAYEKAFREAERAVENYQRADADLNLSRAEVEKQRMNMTLKTQQSEEAKTEYANQLQKTNDMQTLHYHTAMPEVFQHLQELDEKRIKNMRNYMLKSVEIERAVAPIIAQCLDGIEKAANEINEKKDTLLVIERYKSGFQPPGDFPFEDLSVAKTYDSNSQLSQPVMQPIHNHHLTVKGTVSGGKIKKRVGLFGIFSSNKEDCSDLPPNQRKKRLQQRLDEIQAKIQQETAARDGLMKMKGVYEQNPALGDPMSIEGQLNQSSNKLDKLGAELAKFQGYLEEAMRAGVSLSSPSQAPRKPTSNGSATRPLSSRRSSHSGGEESLSRSASDSSVSNANANQPMHKKSAPGTPQPTHGSTNSPESGLGESRTSLPGSGGEEYYVDEIDAQPPLGTCRALYPFDATSEGSIPMYDGEELYMIELDQGDGWTRVRRISQPIEGFVPTSYIECHLFNT